Proteins from a single region of Trichoplusia ni isolate ovarian cell line Hi5 chromosome 3, tn1, whole genome shotgun sequence:
- the LOC113509044 gene encoding zinc finger protein 431-like — translation MSPSDGVTKKSECSKGALLETSATDTSFEDWEDIPPEKGFLGFEKVPLVRVARYDITPYLKTSAASIKDCRIRSVDTLEKHIHKLTALCSVQIAKQDIGNLKRGILSKKLRRSTSSSSSDGEKDAMTSVNCKTCGKLYSNEKKLRKHQENKHIVFKNYSKPQKKVSFSDHVIIHEVKEYHKCRKCPKIFIDYKFLKTHMKQLHKKRKCYICNYCNKKFVDRLFFKIHIKLHCDVCGLLLRNKYDYNEHRRNVCRVLKRHKCRTCNEEYFKFMDLKDHSYEHITTCYVCDVCKDQFETKCAISHHLAFLHSNNRPTTLFDMRTLGKERLYLCNFCDESSVERAVLEKHVQSLPDLSSKAMTGYKDYYFCDQCLKKFDTETDMMQHKWSHYLKTSDNSQERISNKMKTTYKYGEPIPDYMQPLLVLERVKVPQRVMTPEVAVDDTAGTEPEKKVDRPAPLNMEDVVAIIGESGEIKKPIVDPRSKKTIISKFQCVTCGKYYSSNYCLNRHIETQHSNYESLQCSVCEEIFVWPSLLKTHKCIRLNHPEMPFEDARPEIHFENLHEVSQSGFDDLSIGENEDYMNNVDFEIPAPVVELREYDSFTAQDEFAPLHNLGYKIIVQEVPIEF, via the exons ATGTCCCCAAGCGATGgagttacaaaaaaatctgaGTGTTCTAAAGGTGCGTTATTGGAGACTAGTGCTACAGACACTTCTTTCGAGGATTGGGAAGATATACCGCCCGAAAAAGGTTTCCTGGGTTTCGAGAAAGTGCCTCTGGTTCGCGTTGCTCGTTACGACATAACTCCGTACTTGAAAACCTCCGCTGCATCCATCAAGGACTGCCGGATTCGAAGTGTAGATACATTAGAAAAACATATACACAAATTGACAGCTTTGTGTTCGGTTCAAATAGCAAAACAGGACATCGGTAACTTGAAGAGAGGAATTCTATCAAAAAAATTACGTAGGAGCAcctcttcatcatcatcggaCGGCGAAAAAGACGCCATGACGAGCGTCAATTGTAAAACTTGTGGTAAACTGTATTCCAacgaaaaaaaactacgaaaacaccaggaaaataaacatattgtgTTTAAAAACTATAGCAAACCTCAGAAAAAGGTGTCGTTTTCCGACCATGTCATTATACATGAGGTCAAAGAGTACCACAAGTGTAGGAAGTGTCCGAAGATCTTCATTGACTACAAATTTCTCAAGACTCATATGAAACAGCTGcataaaaagagaaaatgttACATCTGTAACTATTGCAATAAGAAATTCGTTGACCGCTTGTTCTTTAAAATCCATATTAAACTGCACTGCGATGTCTGCGGACTGTTGCTACGTAACAAATATGATTATAATGAGCATAGACGGAACGTATGTAGAGTATTGAAACGCCATAAATGCCGTACCTGTAATGAAGAGTATTTCAAATTTATGGACTTGAAAGATCATAGTTACGAACATATCACTACGTGTTACGTCTGTGATGTGTGTAAAGATCAGTTTGAAACGAAGTGTGCTATATCACATCATTTGGCTTTCTTACATTCAAATAATAGACCTACTACGTTGTTTGATATGCGTACACTTGGTAAAGAGAGATTGTACTTATGTAACTTCTGTGATGAAAGCTCCGTAGAACGTGCTGTTTTAGAGAAACACGTACAATCATTACCGGATCTCTCAAGTAAAGCAATGACCGGATACAAAGACTATTACTTCTGTGACCAATGTCTTAAAAAATTTGATACGGAAACCGATATGATGCAGCACAAATGGTCGCATTACTTAAAAACAAGCGATAATTCACAAGAACGGATATCCAATAAGATGAAGACTACGTACAAGTACGGAGAACCAATACCAGATTATATGCAGCCTTTGTTGGTATTGGAAAGAGTGAAAGTACCGCAGAGGGTTATGACACCAGAGGTTGCGGTGGACGATACTGCTGGTACGGAACCTGAAAAAAAAGTGGATAGGCCAGCACCACTCAATATGGAAGATGTTGTAGCAATTATTGGAGAGAGCGGAGAAATAAAGAAGCCTATCGTTGATCCAAGGAGTAAAAAGACTATTATCTCCAAATTTCAATGTGtg acTTGCGGCAAATATTACTCATCAAATTACTGTTTGAACCGTCACATCGAAACGCAACACTCGAATTACGAGAGCTTACAATGCAGCGTTTGCGAAGAAATCTTTGTATGGCCCTCTCTCTTGAAAACCCACAAATGTATCCGTCTGAACCACCCAGAAATGCCTTTTGAGGATGCGAGACCAGAAATACACTTTGAAAACCTCCACGAGGTCTCCCAAAGTGGTTTCGACGATTTGAGTATAGGAGAGAATGAGGATTACATGAATAATGTCGATTTTGAGATCCCTGCGCCCGTGGTCGAGTTGAGAGAGTATGATAGTTTCACCGCTCAAGATGAATTCGcaccgttacataatttaggatataaaattattgtgcaAGAAGTACCTATAGAGTTTTAA